The nucleotide sequence CGGCATACGCTTTGAAATTGCTATACCCTGGATGAAACATGAGGACAAACGCAACCTTCGCCAAATCGAAGAACGAAGCACAGGCATATTCAATAAAGTGTTTCAAGTTGGAGATGACGTGCTTTTAATAACCGACATTCACTGCGGAAGGCACGACCGGTTTCTGCAAAAAAGACCCTCAAACGTGTACCAAAAATACATCAAAAACAAAGCGCTGCTGCAAAACCTGAAGCATACGACGCTTCCCGACGCCTTCTCAGAAGAAGAAATGGTCACACACCGTTTTATTCTTCCCTGCAAAAAAAGCGACATCCGGTACAGCGCGCTGCTGTCTGCCATCAGCTACGAAGACTTCCGGCACCCATCCACCATCCTGAAGGGCTTCCCCAAAATGGGGATCAATATTTATTTCATAAATACCACCAGGAAAATGATTTATCATCTCTACGATGACCGGGGCTGTGACGTCATTGCATCGAGAAAAGAAGATTTGCTCCCGCTCTATCACGGGCTTAAAGAGTGGATACTGGATTATGACCGGGATGAGATTGATGGGGTGTTGGGGATTAATTCTGCAACCTAATTTATAAAAACCTTGAAAGGCATTGCCAATCAAGGTTTTTTATAAACATTAGTGGTTTTTGTGAACAATAATCCCGATTATCTGGGTGAGAACCGGAGTATTGTATTGAAAGCAGATGAAGAGATTTATGATGAAAGAGGGCTGACCTTGACGAACATTTAAGTGTTTCTCCTACTCCCCTTCCAAAGGAAATTCAAGCCGGAAAACAGTGCCCCTATGTTTTACAGAAGAGACATGAATGCTGCCGCCATGGAGCTCTGCGATGGCGCGGGCGATGCTCATTCCCAGGCCGGCGCCTTCTGTCTGCTCATCTGTGCTTGTGCCGCGAAAGTAGCGGTCGAAGAGGTGCTGGACCGTTTCTTCGCCCATTCCCGCACCGTCGTCAGAGATGGTGACAACGGCGGACTCCCCCTGTCTGCTGACTGAAGCGGTAATGCTCGTTCCCTTTGGATTATGCTTGATGCCGTTATAGATCAGGTTATCGAGCATCCGCTCAAACCAGCGCCGATCTGCATGGATGTAAAGGTTTGAATCTGTGCTTTTAAAATGAAAGGGAACATCTTCAAGGGTGCGGTCGTTGGCAAATTTAAGAAGGATGTCCCTTACTAGTTCATTCAGTTCAGCAGGCTTCAGCTGATGGGGGAGCGACTGGTTTTCGAGCTGGAAGGCAAGGGAGAAATCCTCAATTAAGGCCGTCATATAATCTCCTTTTTCCCTGATCATCCTTCCCATATCCAGAAGCTCTTCTTCGGTCCAGCGGTACTGTCCGCTTTCGAGCAAATGGGCATAGCCCTGGATTGTTGAAAGGGGTGTCCTGAGGTCGTGGGATATGCCGGTCATCCACTCTTCACGCGTTTTTTCCAGCCGGTCTCTTTCCTTGTCTGCGGCAGAAAGCTTTTCGGCCATTTCGTAGAAGGCCCCGATCACTTCTTTAAAGAGCTTATACTTCAGGCGCACCTTCCCATTTTTCTTGAAGACTTTTTTGCGCTCTTTTTCTGTCAGTACTTCCCCGTAATTCCCGTATCCCATCCTTTCAAGCCAGCTGGTGAAGAGAAGGAGGGGCTGGCTGTACCTGAATCCCTGCCAAAAGGAAATGCCTAACGTTAATGTGAGCAGGACCACTCCGAGGATAATAATGAGCCTAACAATTTCGGTAAGAATGGAGAAGGTCACTGGCTCTGCACCTTGCTTGGGTGTATGCAGAATCCAAGTAAGACCAGATTTCGGATCCATGAAAATGGCTGTATGGGTTTCGAATTTTCCTGGTGAAGTTGTCCTGACAAGCACGTCCAGCGGCTTGTAGTCTTCCTTCATCTTTTCAGAGCCGGTTGACTGGACAACTTTCCCTTCCTGGTTTATCACCTGGATCGAGCCTTCCATTTTCTCTAATTCCCTTTCCAGCTGCTTAAGGTTTTCACCAGAAATCCTGCCATTGCTTGAATACAGTGAAAACAAGTGCTGGAGGCTTTCCTGCTCATTATTTTCATATCCAAGCATATAAAAATACGGCTTTTCAAAGGTGGTATCGACTTGGGAGTAGACGTAGAAGCCTTCATATTGGTTCGTTTTTTCAATCTGGAGAATCTCGCTGACTGAGTATGAGCCGGGCAGGAATTCAGGTGTATTTTCTGATCCGATGACGTCTCCTTCCATATCAACAACCTGCACCCAGAGATTCCGTTCTTCGAGCTGGTGTTTCCACACATCGCTGATGGTTGCCTTATTTTCCTCGATCTGCGTTTCAATCGCAATGTTTTCAAGGGCGCCTTCAGGGAAGTTTTGCTTCATTTCTTCTCTGTTTACATGCATCAGAAGCACAAATAGAAGCACCAAAGAAATAATCCCGACAAACACCATGATGGAAATGAACTGAAGGGAGAAGTGAAGAGCCAGTCTCCGCCTGAGCGACCTCAACCCTTTTTCTCCTTGACCAGCTTGTAGCCCAGCCCGCGCACGGTCACGAGCAGTTCAGGCTGGCTCGGGTCTATCTCGATTCTTTCCCGGATCCTTCGAATATGTACTGTAACGGTGTTGTCATCCACAATGCTGTCAAATCCCCATACGGCTTCAAGCATCTTCGTCTTAGAAATGACGGTATTCGGGTGCTGGCACAGATACTGCAGCAGGAGAAATACCTGGGCAGGCGTCTGCACGGCCTTGCCCTCGACGATCAGTTCCCCTGCTTCTTCATCCAGGATAAAGCGCCCGAAATCATGCTTCCTTCCAGTCTCTTTTAAGGAAGGGGCATGAGCTTGGTTCCGCCGGATCCTAGCCTTAATCCTCGCTGCAATTTCAAGCGGGTTAAAGGGCTTGGTAATATAATCATCCCCGCCGATCGCAAACCCTGTCAGCACATCAAGGTCGGAGACGCGTGCTGTTAAAAAAAGAATATAAGCGTTGGAGATTTCCCTGATTTTTGGGCAAATATTGAAACCGCTCTGTCCGGGAAGCGTAACATCAAGCACCACGATATCAATAGGGTGCCGGGAAACACACTCCAGCGCATCTTCTGCAGTATAAGCTTTGTGTATATGGCTAAATCCTTCTTTTCTAAGAACCGTTTCCATTAATTTAACGATTGATTTTTCATCATCCACTAATAAAATTTCTGTATTCTCCACTTTTATCCACCTCGGTGAATATCGTAGCACACAAACATTACCAGAATATTAACAACTCTCGGAAAAGTTTATCAGAAAGTAAACTTCTGT is from Bacillus sp. FSL H8-0547 and encodes:
- a CDS encoding HAMP domain-containing sensor histidine kinase, with translation MRSLRRRLALHFSLQFISIMVFVGIISLVLLFVLLMHVNREEMKQNFPEGALENIAIETQIEENKATISDVWKHQLEERNLWVQVVDMEGDVIGSENTPEFLPGSYSVSEILQIEKTNQYEGFYVYSQVDTTFEKPYFYMLGYENNEQESLQHLFSLYSSNGRISGENLKQLERELEKMEGSIQVINQEGKVVQSTGSEKMKEDYKPLDVLVRTTSPGKFETHTAIFMDPKSGLTWILHTPKQGAEPVTFSILTEIVRLIIILGVVLLTLTLGISFWQGFRYSQPLLLFTSWLERMGYGNYGEVLTEKERKKVFKKNGKVRLKYKLFKEVIGAFYEMAEKLSAADKERDRLEKTREEWMTGISHDLRTPLSTIQGYAHLLESGQYRWTEEELLDMGRMIREKGDYMTALIEDFSLAFQLENQSLPHQLKPAELNELVRDILLKFANDRTLEDVPFHFKSTDSNLYIHADRRWFERMLDNLIYNGIKHNPKGTSITASVSRQGESAVVTISDDGAGMGEETVQHLFDRYFRGTSTDEQTEGAGLGMSIARAIAELHGGSIHVSSVKHRGTVFRLEFPLEGE
- a CDS encoding DUF3885 domain-containing protein, giving the protein MKDDLSHFLHEHFNSLKLEPPLFYSSPYGIRFEIAIPWMKHEDKRNLRQIEERSTGIFNKVFQVGDDVLLITDIHCGRHDRFLQKRPSNVYQKYIKNKALLQNLKHTTLPDAFSEEEMVTHRFILPCKKSDIRYSALLSAISYEDFRHPSTILKGFPKMGINIYFINTTRKMIYHLYDDRGCDVIASRKEDLLPLYHGLKEWILDYDRDEIDGVLGINSAT
- a CDS encoding response regulator transcription factor, producing the protein MENTEILLVDDEKSIVKLMETVLRKEGFSHIHKAYTAEDALECVSRHPIDIVVLDVTLPGQSGFNICPKIREISNAYILFLTARVSDLDVLTGFAIGGDDYITKPFNPLEIAARIKARIRRNQAHAPSLKETGRKHDFGRFILDEEAGELIVEGKAVQTPAQVFLLLQYLCQHPNTVISKTKMLEAVWGFDSIVDDNTVTVHIRRIRERIEIDPSQPELLVTVRGLGYKLVKEKKG